A DNA window from Hevea brasiliensis isolate MT/VB/25A 57/8 chromosome 2, ASM3005281v1, whole genome shotgun sequence contains the following coding sequences:
- the LOC110661020 gene encoding uncharacterized protein LOC110661020: MGSFSPVKGPLRYPLARRDESVVEDYHGVKVADPYRWLEDPDAEEVKEFVKEQVKLTESVLTSCEAREKLREKITKLFDHPRYDAPFKRGDKYFYFHNTGLQAQDVLYVQDSLDGKPEVLLDPNALSEDGTVALNTETVSVSEDAKYLAYGVSSSGSDWVTVKVLHVADKRVEADTLTWVKFSGISWTHDSKGFFYSRYPAPKEGENLDAGTETSSNLYHELYYHFLGTDQSEDILCWRDTENPKYTFGASVTDDGKYLLLYISESCDPVNKVYYCDMSAFPEGLEGFRGNHLLPFIKFIDDFDAQYEAIANDETLFTFLTNKNAPKYKLVQVDLMEPSIWTDVVPEAAKDVLESACAVNGDQMILSYLSDVKYVLQVRELKTGSLLHRLPIDIGTVDGISARRKDSKIFIGFTSFLTPGIIYECNLDTEVPDMKIFREISVAGFDRTDFHVDQVFFPSKDGTKIPMFIVAKKNIKLDGSHPCLLYGYGGFNISLTPSFSVSRIILTRHLGAVFCIANIRGGGEYGEEWHKAGSLAKKQNCFDDFISAAEYLVSTGYTQPSKLCIEGGSNGGLLIGASINQRPDLFGCALAHVGVMDMLRFHKFTIGHAWTSDYGCSDKEEEFHWLIKYSPLHNVRRPWEQHPDQPCQYPSTMLLTADHDDRVVPLHSLKLLATMQYVLCTSLENSPQTNPIIGRIECKAGHGAGRPTQKMIDEAADRYAFMAKVLGATWNE, from the exons ATGGGGTCGTTCTCTCCTGTCAAGGGGCCTCTGCGCTATCCACTTGCTCGCCGGGACGAGTCTGTGGTTGAAGATTACCACGGCGTTAAGGTCGCCGATCCTTATCGATG GCTTGAAGATCCTGACGCCGAGGAAGTGAAAGAGTTTGTGAAGGAGCAGGTGAAATTGACGGAAAGTGTGTTGACGTCATGCGAAGCAAGAGAAAAGCTTCGCGAGAAAATCACGAAGCTGTTTGATCACCCGCGCTACGACGCACCTTTCAAACGAGGGGATAAGTATTTCTACTTCCataatactgggcttcaagcccaaGACGTTCTCTACGTGCAG GATAGTTTGGATGGAAAGCCGGAGGTTTTGCTTGATCCAAATGCTCTTAGTGAGGATGGAACAGTCGCATTGAACACGGAAACGGTTTCAGTTAGTGAGGATGCTAAGTACTTGGCTTACGGGGTTAGCTCGAGTGGGAGTGATTGGGTCACAGTGAAAGTTTTGCATGTTGCGGATAAGAGAGTCGAGGCTGACACGTTAACTTGG GTTAAGTTTTCAGGTATTAGTTGGACCCATGACAGCAAAGGGTTTTTCTATAGCCGTTATCCAGCTCCCAA AGAAGGAGAAAACTTAGATGCTGGGACAGAGACTAGTTCTAATCTTTACCATGAGCTATACTATCATTTTTTGGGCACAGATCAATCTGAAGATATACTATGCTGGAGAGATACCGAAAACCCCAAATACACGTTCGGAGCTAGTGTAACAGATGATGGAAAG TATCTTCTGCTGTACATTTCAGAAAGTTGTGATCCAGTCAACAAAGTATACTACTGCGATATGTCTGCATTTCCTGAAGGCCTTGAAGGTTTCAGAGGAAATCACCTGCTTCCATTCATCAAGTTTATTGATGATTTTGATGCTCAGTATGAAGCCATAGCAAATGATGAAACCCTATTTACTTTTTTGACTAATAAAAATGCTCCTAAATATAAATTAGTCCAGGTAGATTTAATGGAGCCAAGTATTTGGACAGATGTTGTCCCGGAAGCTGCAAAGGATGTCCTAGAATCAGCATGTGCTGTTAATGGTGATCAAATGATTTTAAGTTATTTGAGTGATGTCAAATATGTTTTACAGGTGAGGGAATTGAAAACAGGATCCTTGCTGCATCGGTTACCAATTGACATTGGGACAGTCGATGGGATATCTGCAAGACGGAAAGACAGTAAAATATTTATTGGGTTTACTAGTTTTCTTACTCCTGGTATCATATATGAATGCAATTTAGACACTGAAGTTCCAGATATGAAGATATTTCGGGAAATTAGTGTGGCAGGATTTGATCGCACAGATTTCCATGTGGATCAG GTTTTCTTTCCTAGCAAGGATGGCACCAAGATACCAATGTTTATTGTGGCCAAGAAGAATATAAAATTGGACGGATCACatccatgtttgttatatggataTGGTGGATTTAACATTAGTCTGACACCATCATTCAGTGTCAGTCGTATTATACTCACAAGGCATTTAGGTGCTGTCTTCTGCATTGCAAATATTCGAGGTGGTGGAGAATATGGTGAGGAGTGGCATAAGGCAGGTTCACTTGCAAAAAAGCAGAATTGCTTTGATGACTTCATTTCTGCTGCTGAATACCTTGTATCTACGGGTTATACCCAACCAAGTAAGTTGTGTATTGAAGGTGGAAGCAATGGTGGTCTACTTATTGGGGCTTCCATAAATCAG AGACCAGATCTTTTTGGTTGTGCTTTGGCTCATGTTGGTGTGATGGACATGCTGCGGTTTCACAAGTTTACTATAG GTCATGCGTGGACTTCTGATTATGGCTGTTCGGACAAGGAGGAAGAGTTCCATTGGCTTATTAA GTACTCACCACTGCACAACGTGCGAAGACCATGGGAACAACATCCTGATCAACCTTGTCAGTACCCATCCACCATGCTGCTTACTGCTGATCATGATGATCGAGTTGTACCATTACATTCGCTAAAGTTATTGGCG ACGATGCAGTATGTTTTATGCACAAGCTTGGAGAATAGCCCCCAGACCAACCCTATAATAGGTCGCATCGAGTGTAAGGCTGGACATGGAGCTGGGCGTCCAACACAAAAAATG ATTGATGAAGCGGCTGATCGGTATGCCTTCATGGCAAAGGTGTTGGGTGCAACTTGGAATGAGTAG
- the LOC110661022 gene encoding probable alpha-amylase 2, with protein MGFAENNQQTDIGAAVRNGREILLQAYNWESHKYDWWRNLERKVPDIAKSGFTSAWLPPPTQSFSPEGYLPQNLYSLNSSYGSEHLLRALVQKMKQHKVRAMADIVINHRVGTTQGHGGMYNRYDGIPLSWDERAVTSCTGGLGNRSTGDNFHGVPNIDHSQHFVRKDITAWLQWLRNYVGFQDFRFDFARGYSPKYVKEYIEGAKPIFSVGEYWDSCNYSGFYLEYNQDSHRQRIINWIDGTGQLSTAFDFTTKGILQEAVKGQFWRLRDSQGKPPGVVGWWPSRAVTFIDNHDTGSTQGHWPFPSNHIMEGYAYILTHPGIPTVFYDHFFDWGNSIHDQIVKLIDIRKSQDIHSRSSIRILEAQPNLYSAIIGEKVCMKIGDGSWCPAGREWTLATSGHRYAVWQN; from the exons ATG GGCTTTGCTGAAAATAACCAGCAGACTGATATTG GTGCAGCTGTGCGCAATGGAAGAGAAATACTTTTGCAG GCTTATAACTGGGAATCTCACAAGTATGACTGGTGGAGAAATTTAGAAAGGAAAGTTCCTGATATTGCAAAATCTGGGTTTACTTCAGCATGGTTGCCGCCTCCTACTCAGTCCTTCTCACCTGAAG GTTACCTTCCCCAGAACCTTTATTCTCTAAACTCTTCATATGGTTCTGAGCACCTGCTGAGGGCTTTAGTTCAAAAAATGAAGCAGCATAAAGTCAGAGCAATGGCAGACATTGTTATCAATCACCGTGTTGGGACTACACAAGGGCATGGAGGAATGTATAACCGTTATGATGGGATTCCATTATCATGGGATGAACGTGCTGTTACATCTTGTACTGGTGGACTG GGTAACCGCAGCACTGGGGACAACTTCCACGGGGTTCCAAACATTGATCATAGCCAACATTTTGTTCGAAAAGATATTACAGCATGGCTGCAGTGGCTTCGTAATTATGTTGGCTTCCAAGATTTCCGTTTTGACTTTGCGAGAGG TTACTCGCCCAAATATGTGAAAGAATACATTGAAGGGGCGAAACCAATATTTTCTGTTGGGGAGTACTGGGATTCTTGTAACTACAGTGGCTTTTATTTAGAATACAACCAAG ATAGCCACAGACAACGGATTATCAATTGGATTGATGGCACAGGGCAGCTCTCAACTGCATTTGACTTCACTACTAAGGGAATTCTTCAG GAAGCTGTTAAGGGACAATTCTGGCGTCTGCGTGACTCTCAGGGGAAGCCACCAGGTGTAGTTGGATGGTGGCCTTCAAGGGCTGTGACATTCATCGATAACCATGATACAGGCTCAACGCAG GGCCATTGGCCTTTCCCTTCAAATCATATTATGGAG GGTTATGCATACATACTCACACATCCTGGAATTCCAACAGTCTTCTATGACCATTTTTTTGACTGGGGAAACTCCATTCATGACCAAATTGTGAAACTG ATTGACATTAGAAAAAGCCAAGACATCCATAGTCGATCATCTATCAGGATTCTTGAAGCCCAGCCAAACCTCTATTCCGCAATTATAGGGGAGAAAGTATGCATGAAAATTGGGGATGGTTCCTGGTGCCCAGCTGGCAGGGAATGGACACTGGCAACCTCCGGCCATAGATATGCTGTGTGGCAAAATTGA